The proteins below come from a single Streptomyces sp. SCSIO 75703 genomic window:
- a CDS encoding phosphatase PAP2 family protein, with protein MGDVTVTTSEGPREGVPRPVGDQGRRRLMDRLRTPRPPRLWFEILLIALSYWTYSVVRNAVPEQRAQALRNADWIWQLERQLGTAFELSVNHAVNSVTWLIIGMNYYYATLHFVVTLGVLVWLYRRHPGRYAATRLVLFATTAVALAGYYLYPLAPPRLMNGGHFVDTVMVHETWGSMASGDLKNMSNQYAAMPSMHIGWSLWCGLTLYALARVPWVKVLGLLYPALTLVVIVATANHFWLDAVGGLLCLAVGYAVAWLWYGRWPYALPRRAPARQPRRKGAVPASGRP; from the coding sequence ATGGGTGACGTGACCGTGACGACTTCGGAGGGCCCACGCGAGGGCGTTCCGCGGCCCGTCGGGGACCAGGGGCGACGGCGCCTCATGGACCGGCTGCGCACCCCCCGCCCGCCGCGGCTGTGGTTCGAGATCCTGCTGATCGCGCTGAGTTACTGGACGTACTCGGTCGTGCGCAACGCGGTGCCCGAACAGCGGGCGCAGGCGCTGCGCAACGCCGACTGGATCTGGCAGCTCGAGCGGCAACTCGGCACCGCCTTCGAGCTGTCGGTCAACCACGCGGTGAACTCGGTGACCTGGCTCATCATCGGGATGAACTACTACTACGCCACCCTGCACTTCGTGGTCACCCTCGGCGTGCTGGTGTGGCTCTACCGCCGCCACCCCGGCCGCTACGCGGCGACCCGGCTGGTGCTCTTCGCCACCACCGCCGTGGCGCTCGCCGGTTACTACCTGTATCCGCTCGCGCCGCCCCGGTTGATGAACGGCGGCCACTTCGTCGACACCGTGATGGTGCACGAGACCTGGGGCTCGATGGCCTCCGGCGACCTGAAGAACATGTCCAACCAGTACGCCGCGATGCCGTCGATGCACATCGGCTGGTCGCTGTGGTGCGGGCTGACCCTCTACGCCCTCGCCAGGGTGCCCTGGGTGAAGGTCCTCGGCCTGCTCTACCCGGCGCTCACCCTGGTGGTGATCGTGGCCACCGCCAACCACTTCTGGCTGGACGCGGTGGGCGGCCTGCTCTGCCTCGCCGTCGGCTACGCGGTGGCGTGGCTCTGGTACGGAAGGTGGCCGTACGCCCTGCCCCGGCGGGCACCGGCCCGGCAGCCTCGTCGAAAGGGCGCGGTACCGGCGTCGGGAAGACCGTAG